CCGGGGGCGTATGAATAAATCGGCTCGTTGGTCGGGTGAGCCATACGGTAGTTACCCATGGTTATTCCTCCTGGATGATTTCATCGTAGCGTAGTCTTCCGACAAAACAGGGGCATATGCCTTGATACGCCCCTGCTGGATGCCGTCGTGAGCGGTTCTAGTTCTGGGAGATGTTGCTCCACTCGGCGTCATCGAGCCAGCTTTTGGGTTGATGCAGAAACTCAAGGACATGCTCAATGAGAACCACGTGCTTATGCTCCTCATCAGCTAAGAGGCCGAACGCCCGCTTAACTTCAGGGACCTTCTCTTCTTTGGACTTGTCGCGATAGAACTTTTCGGTTTCCCGTTCGATGTCCTGTGCCTTGTTCCAGGCCGCAATGACATCGTCGCCGAATTTCGCGTCAGCTTCGCCTCGGGGCAGTTGCTCGAAGATCGTCTTGGCGCTGGCGAGAATTTGGGTGCCCAGCTCCGACATAGCTTTGGCTTCCTGGATTTCCCCGTCGCGCAGGCGCTTGAAGATTTCGTAGTGCTTGATTTCGTCGCCGGCGAGTTGTAGCCAGATCTTGCGAAGGGCCGGGTGTTTGGTGCGCGAAGCTTCGCTTTCATAAAAATGTTGGCCGTCTTTTTCCATCTTCATCGCGAATTCGAAGACGTTCATAGAAACTCCTTATTCAGAACGGGCAAACTGCCCAATTGTCTGCAACCAGCTGGGCCCGCCCTAACGGCGGACAGATTGCTCACAATATATCCAAAAGAGGAGTGCCGATCAACGATTTCGGGGAAAAATACGGAGTCACCGGTCAATGAAAAACGGCGACAGCGCAGCTAACCAGTGGAGCTGGAAAGGGATCCTATAGCTCGACCTTGGGATTGGCCGGCGAAGCGACGAAAGTGACCGTGATATCCAGAGTTTCGGCCAGCTTCAGGAATAACGCTTTCGGGCGCGGCACGCCGTAGTCATCGAGCTTGATCGGGAATCTGGCGGTCACCGCCAGCATTGGTTTCCCGTCCGCGCCCGTAGTCACGGTCGCTGTTGCTTTGGCTTTGATGGCCTTTGTGACCCCGTGAACCGTGAACTGGCCGGAAACCTCGATCGGAAATGAGGTGCCGGGCGTCATAACAGCGGGCAGCCCGACGACCGACTGCAGTTCGAATTCGACAAAGGGGTACTCGTTGGTCTGCAGGTGCCGCTCGCGCATGTGTTCATCGCGTAGATCAATGCCGGTCTTGAGTGAGGCGGCATCGACGCGCAGCTTGCCCGATACAGGGAAGGCGGGATTGGCCGGGACGAAGTCCAGATAGCCAACAATACTGTGGGTGGTGCCTTCGATGAATTCGAGTTTTGCCTGCGACTCGAAGCGCACCGTGTCGGATTCCGGCGCACCGGCGACATAGAAGCGCTCGGCGCGAAGTTGCAGCGGCGCGGCAAAGACAATAATCGTGGCCAGCAAGGCCGGCATGAGCAGGCGCAAGCGCGTCTTCATTATTCCTCCCATCTTAATTGTCATTGGCGCCCTCGTCGATCCACGTGCGAATCAGCGTTTGCTGGTCAGAGGCGAGCGAATCGCTAAACTGCGGCATGCGGAACTGCAGGCCGATCTCGCGATAGCGGGGGCTGATCGCAATGTAGAGAGCGCTGGATGAAGCATCGCCGGGAATAACCACGCGTCCATGCAGCGAACTGACCCGCATGATATCGGCGTAGGTGGATACTTTAAAGTCGTGCTGGGGATTGATGTCGCCGTGGCAGCTGTTGAATGCGCAGGAGTTGAGCAGAATCGGATGAACATCATCCTTGAATGAAACCGTCAGCAGCGGCGGCGGATTATTGCTGCCGTCGTCAACCACGCGGCCATGATCGACGCAGGAGTTGATCACAAGCACGAGCGATGACAGGAGTGCGCAAGTAGTCAGCAGCAACGGTGGTGCAGAGCGAACAAAGCGAGGAAGCATGATTACGGCCTCAATACGTCACATGAAACTGAATGAAGTAGTCGACTTGATTCTTGCGCGGTCCGGCGCCGATGATCGTCGCTGCTGGGCGGACTTCCACGAACGGAATCGGGAAGCACTCGATCGAGAGCCGCCAGAACTCGTTGGTGCCGGACTTGACGTGCCAGTCGGGGTCGTGGAAATTGTATTCGGCGAGGACGTGCAAGCCATACATGATGCGCGCGGCCAGCTGACCGTAAGCGGTACGTTGCTCGTTGCCCTTGCCGACGGCGCCGACTTCACCCAGCGCGGTCAGGCGGCCATAGGAGAGTCCGCCGAAGGCAGATTTGGCGATGGGGTTGAACCGATAACCGTCCGGCAATTCTTCCGACTGCCGCCACGACACGCCGGTCAGAAACCCCACCGGTCCAACTGCGCCGGCGCGGAAAGAATGGAACGTCAGTACTCGCTGACCTTCCTGAGCATAGAATTCCAGTGTAATATTGGAGCCGTTGAGGAAATTGCCGCCAATGGACAGGCCATCCACGGTCAATTCCGGCGCCAGTAGAGGAACGGTGCGCACATAAGCGTTATGGTCGGGATCGCGCAGGCCGAAGGCCGGGTAGAAGCGGCCGGCCTTGATCCAGTAGTGTTCATCTTTGAATTTGAGCAGCAGATAGCTGTCGCGGACATTGCTCTGGCCGAGCGTCAGATTGTACGAGACGTGTTTCAGCAGTTCGACAGCGAGATACAGGTCAGCCTGCATTTGCAGAGTGCGGCCGGACTCGATGTACAAGGCGCGGTAATCCAGGCCGAACGTCACATTGTCGGAGAGGCGCGGACGCAGTTTGTTCGGTCCGAGCCACTCCTTGGTGGCCTGCAAGCAGCGCTCGTTATAGGCAACGGCAAAATTGCCGAACTCGTTGCGCATGCCGCCGCCGTTGGGGTTGATGTGGCACGAGACACACGGGGTCGCATGCTCGGCCGCCAAACGCGGCAGGCTGTAGAGGGAGATCGAAGTCAAAACGACGGCTACGGCGGCAATAACCAGCAGCAGCCGAAACTGCAAACGCATAGTACCTCGCATCGAGATAAGAATCGCCGACCGGCGATCCGGTTACTTGTATTCAGAGACGAAAGCGGTCGATAATCGTACAACCGCGAGGAGGATATTCCGGTAAATTCCGGAGAATGTCAATCGAAGATTGTCAGAGCTGTCGGGTAGGGACGGAACTTCAAACGCCGGTGTCCAAGCCGGCTTCCAGCAAGCGGGCGAATTCGACTGGAGTCAGCGGCTTGAGCGCAACGGCGATGATGCCGTGGCGGCCCAGATCGAGCCCGCGGAGCGCGGTATCGTCGCCGGTACAGAGAATGATCGGCATTGCGGGGTAGGCAGAGTGAACCTGTGCCGCCAGCTCGATACCGGACGTTTGCGGCATTTTATAGTCAGCAATCAAGAGGTCGAACGGCCGCGGCGCTTCGTGCATCACTCGCAGCGCTTCCGCCGCCGAGTGGGCGACCGCCGAATTATAATTGAGTCGCCGCAACTGAGTTTCCAGAAGACGGGTGATCACTTCCTCGTCATCGACGACCATGACCCAGGGTCGATCGGGAAAAGTTTGTTTGGTCATACAGCCCTCGAGTAGATGGGAGATTCACTCATTGAAAGGATTGCAGGATGTAGTGCGAGAGGTTCACCGGCAACTCTTGCGGTTCGATGGCCCGCACGATCGAGCGGTAATAGTTGCCGACCTCATCGCGCTGGCTGAGATCTACCTCTTCGGCGATTTCGTAAAGCTGAAACATATCCCCGATGATCTTGACCCGCGGCCGGAACAGATCGTGGCGGCTGCGGCCGATCGCCATTGCCAGCCGGCCGTCGTCGAGCAGCAACAGCGTCCCCGGCGGATAGAGCGAGACGGTGCTGATAAAGGCTTTGAGCAGCGTCGGCTCGAATTTGGTGCCGGCCTGCTCCAACATCTTGCGCAACACGTGCTCCGGCGAGACGGCGTCTTTGCGGTAGACGCGTCCCGAGGTCAAAGCGTCAAAGACGTCGCAAATTGCGACGATCTTGCTGTAGAGATTCAGCCGCCGTTGGAATTTGACGTAGGGGTAGCCGCTGCCGTCGAGGTTGAAGTGGTGTTCAAAGGCCACCAGGATTGCCCGGCAGGAGTTCTCGTCGAACGGCATGGTCTTGGCGATGGCGAGCACGCCGTAGGTCGGGTGTTTGCGGACCAAATCCCACTCCGCTTCGTCAAACTCGGTTGGCTTGTTGAGGATTTGCAGGGGCAAGCGCGTCTTGCCGATGTCGTGAAAGAGCGCAGCGAACCCGAGGTTGGCCAATTCCGTCTTATTGAGCTTGATGCTGTTGCCGAGGCAGATCGCATACACACAGACGTTGGTTGAGTGCTTGAAGGTGTACTCATCATGAGCCTGTAGCGCTGTCAGTTCGAGCAGGTAGGCGTCGTCGGAAATAACCTGGTCGACCAGCGAATGGATGACTCGCGAGGTGCGCGTCAAGTCCACCGAACGATTCGCGCCAATGGCCGAAACCACGGACTTAAGATTGCTGATCGCGGAAAAGAAGGCTTTCTTGGCGAACAACCGGCGCTGGCGACTCTGGTCGGCCTGCTCAAGCGACTCCACCATGGGAGGCAGGACTTCGACGAATTCCACACCCGCTTGTTGCCAGCGGCGCAACATTTCGTCGTAACTGTTGACGCCGTCGGCTTCCGCTGCAAGGAGCAGCTTCACCACCTGCCGCAGCCCTTCCGACGTGAAGCCAATATCGAACATGAAGCCGGAGATTCCCAGTTTGCGGAAAAACTCGATCAAATAGACGGCATTCGACTCCAGATCATACTCGGTCCGCAGGCGCACGCCGCAATAGAACAGGTAGTCAGACTGCAGCTGTAACGTCAGATCGCCCAACTGACGGAAATGATCCTGGATCAGGTCGTTCGTGAGCACCAACTGCAGCCTGTAGTTATTGTTATCCGGGTCGTAGATGCGGCACGTCTTAAGAAAGATGCAGAACTGATTGATGAAGTTCTGGCCCAGCAACGAGCATTCCCGTTCCTCGGTCGAGGCAAAGCGTGGAGCGATGATTTGCTCGTCACTCATGACGGCCCCCCAGGCGGCTGTGAAGTTGTTTAAGTGCCCGACGCGCGGCGACGGCAATATTGGTGCGGGCATCCTCACTCAGCCGTTCCAACGCGCCCGGCGTGATGGCGGCATCGGAGAATTGCAGCGCGTGGATCGCGGCCTCCTGCAAGCGTTGCAGCCGCGCTTTCCCGAACAGCCCGCTGCGGCCGGCCAGTTCGACGCAGTAGTTGGCCGCTTCGTCACCGCCGCAGCGGACGAACGCCTCCAGAAATTGCCGTTGATCGGCTGACGTGAAATCAAAAAACTCCTTGCTGCGCACGTACTGGCCCAGCGCCTTGAAAGCGGCGGTGGAGCGATTGAGGCCGAGTTCATTCAGCGCCATGGCGCGCACCCGCTCGACCGGATCCTGCAGCAGCGCCTGCAGCACACCGGCGCCGGGTTCACCACCGATCTTGGCAGCGGCTTTGACGACTTCGGCGCGCACGCGGTTATCGGTGTGTTTGGCGGCTTTTTGCAGATAACTGATAGCCCGTTCGCTTTTCATTTCGCCCAGGACCCAGACGACATTGCGGACCACAAACCAGCGGCTGTCAAAGACCGCGCCGCCCAGGATGTCGAGTTTCTCCGCGCCCCGGAACGCGAGCAAGTCACAGACCATCTTGCGCGCCGGATAGTGGGACAGCTCACCCAGCATCCAGATCAGACTGTTGAGCGATTCCCAGCCGAGCAGGCTGAGATAGCGTCGGACCGGCTCCAGCTCGATCTCCTCGACACGATTCAGTGCCGTGGCAATCATTTTCAGGCGCACGCTGTCGCCGCAGCGCTGTTCGAACTCCACCAGGCGTTTGCGCGCCGCCGGGGAGTCGATCTGTTGCGAGGCATTCAGGCTGCGCACGTGCTCAAGGATCGCGATGAGGATCTCAAACTTGGTGTCGTCGATGAGCCGGTCAAAGGCCGCTTGCAGTGATTCCGTAGTCAGCCGCAAGTCCTGAATGTTGTCGGACTCGGCACACAGCTGTAGCAGGAGTTGTACGACTTCCGTCTTGAGATCCTTACCCCGATCTTCTTCCAGCAGCTGGGCCAGCTTATGCTGTTCCGGCTCCGAGAAGTGCGTAATATCGCCGTAGGCCTGCACGAGGAAGTTCCGGTGCTGTTCGGCCTGGACCTGTGCTTCCGGGCCGGGTTGCGGCCAATTTAATGTTCGTACCGGCTCGACGGCTGCGGCTGCGGTCTTGGGCGCGGACGCCTCCTCACCAAGATCGAGGGCAACTTCGGCTAACTCGCCCGGCTCGAACGTATCGACGACTTCGCAGTGAATGTTGACCAAACCCGCCTGCCAGAACAGATTCACGATATCGGTGCGGGACATTTCGGTGCTCGAACAGACGACGAAGGCGTCGAAGAACGATTCAATCTCCGCTTCCGTTACATTCGGGCGAATTTCCAGGCTGCGGATACCATCCCGGTGCAACAAGTGCGCGATATTGTCGATGCCGACGGCGCCGCGGTATATCGTCTCGCCGTCAACATCGATGGCGTCAAAGCTCACTTGGACGGCCAGGCGGTCGGCGAGCTCAAAGTAGGAACGCAGTTGCTCACGGAAGGCCTGCTTGAATTGGCACGGGATGGGATGCTGCGGCGGATACTGGCGGCTCGCTTTGATGCCGCGCATCAGCCCCAGGAAGAGGTCACGCAAGGCGGCGACTTCTCCCACCGAATAAGCATAGCGGTGGTACTGATGGAGGTTCTCCAAACGCAGTCCTTTCAGGGTCTTATAACGGTTGGATCGTCAAAGCCGGCGGCCGGCTTTAGCGGTGATGGCATCGACAAGAGTCACCGTCCGCCAACACCGCGGTTGGTGGTGGGCAAGGGTCGATTACCTTGATCATGTTTACTTTTGAAGCAGTTGGGCGAGCCTGCCGTCGGCGGCCTTCAGGCGCCGGCGCGCCGATGCGTAGTCAAGATCGAGCAGTCTCATCGCCAGTGCCGTCTTGACCTCGCCGCGGGCGCTGCGCAGCAATCGGCCGGATTCGGCGTAGGAAATTCCCAGCAATTCGACCAGAATTCGTCGCGACCGTTCCACCAGCTTGGCCGAGGTCGCACGCAAATCAACCATCAGGTTGCCGTAGCACTTGCCGATCTGCACCATGGCGGTCGTGGAGATCATGTTCAGGATCAGCTTGCAGGCCGTGCCCGCTTTCATCCGGGTTGACCCGGTCAACACTTCCGGTCCTACGACCGGAGTAATCCAGAAATCAACGAAGTCCGGTCGCTCGTTGGCAGCGTTGCAGACGATGAACGCGGTCGTCGCTCCCGCCTTCTTGGCCTCCGCCAGGACAGTCAGTGGATAAGGGGTCCGGCCGGAAGCGGCGATGCCGATCACGGTATCGCGGCTGGTGAGGCGCTTAGCGCGAATGTCGGCGCGAGCCGCGGAGACGTCGTCTTCAACTCCTTCGCGCGAGCGCACCAGCGTCTGCCGCCCTCCGGCGATGATGCCAGACACCAATCGTGGCGGCACGCCAAAAGTCGGCGGGCACTCAGCGGCGTCAAGCACGCCGAGTCGACCGGAGGTGCCGGCACCCGCATAAATCAGCCGGCCGCCGGAGCGGAAGGACTTCACGACGCTCTCGACGACGGGCGAAATTTGCGGGATAATTCGGGCGACAGCCAAGGGGACCAGTTTGTCCTGAGAATTGATCAGGCGCAGCACTTGAACCGTCGACAGTCGGTCCAGACGCCGTGAGTGCGGATTGCGCGATTCAGTTGTCAGCGAACGCAGGTGATCGAAAAGTCGACGGCCCATTCCTAAATACCGGCGACCGCAGTAATAACCTTGTGCGGTGAAATGTACAGCGCCCCAATCTGTCCGGTGACACCGACGCGGTCAATATTGGGAACAAAAACGCCGGCAGGAATCGCAAACGGCAGAGCCGGAATCGAAAACGGTTCCGCGACACGGGCGACGACCCAGACATTGTAGTTGCCGGTCTGGTAATCGCCTTGAGTTGTCCGGAAGGCGTCACGAGAAATCGTCCCCGGTTGGCCGGAGAAGAGACCGAATTCGCCGCTGGCCGGGTTGGCCGAACTTGCTGGCTTGGTCACGACAAAGTACCCGCCCGGGTAGCCGCGAAAATTCGAAGCGTTCCAGCGAACGTTGACGACGTTGGTCGCCGCAAAGACCTGGTTGCCGGGTAACTGGTCGAAGTCAAAGCTGAAGCTGTCCGGCACAGCAATCAGATACTTAAACTGAAATTGATCGATCGGCGTCGAAATCTCGATTTCGGAGGTATCCGCCAGCAAGTCAGGATCGAGCGTAGCCGTGTAAGTTCCATTCGCGTTGGATTGGACTGACTGCCCGTCGACTTTCAGGATCGCGGAAATGTACGGTGCGTCGTCTTTGGCAAGCTCGAAGTACACGTTGACGAGACCGGTCTCGCCGTTGTGTGCCAGGACGCCGTTGATGACCCAATTGCTCTTGGGGTTACCATCGGTGCTGGTATCGCCGCAAGAGATCAGGCAGGTGGCGGATGCGAGTGCGAGCAGCCCGATCAAGATCAGGCCGGATGCAGGATTATGGAATAGATTCTTCGACATAAGACTCAACTCGGTTAGGCGTTAACTATGACCCCATTATCCGTTTATCGTCACCGTCTGCGCCAAACTGAAACATGAAAACCATTCGCCGCCCGGGCTGGCAACAAAAAACATGGTGGCTGACGGCGCTACGGTCCGGCTGTCGGAAGATGGACGCCGTTGATGATCGCTTCGTCCAATCCGATGTCGCCGTTGTAGATCAGGCCGATACCGCGGGCGTAATACTCTGAATAGGCAGCGTCGTCGTCCAGCGTCGTGCCGTTTTTGAAATAGATCCGGGTTTTCGAGATATAGTCGAGTTGGATGCAGCTGTCGAGTTCGACCAGATTAATGGTGCGCTTGACGTAGCCGCCGAAAGTCAGGGTGCCGGAGATTCGAAATGAATCGGCATCCGAGACGAATCCTTCCGCGACCAGGCCAAGGGAGCTGAACTGGTGCGGTTCGTTCTTGACGAGATTCAGCGGAATGTCGAGCGGCGGATCGAGCCACATGAATCCTTCAAGCAGGTGAACGGCAAACCGCTGGGAATTGACTGTCCAGGCTTGGTCCGTCTCCCCGCCCTTGAGCACGCGCTTGCAGACGACGCCGTCGATGGTCGTATCGCCGTCAACCTGGTAAATGAAATTGCCGGAATTGTAATACCAGATGTCGCCGTCATGCATCGGAAAGTAGGACTCACCGTTGACGATCTGCACCGGTTTAGTCGGCGGAACGCTCTTGTCGTTGCAGCCGGCGGCGAGCCAGAGCAATGCCACTCCGGCAGTTGAAAACAAGGGAAGCGAGAATGGGGACCAGCGATTCATCAAGAATTCCTCAAGAGAGTTGTCGTTTACTGCCAGATTATCGTCATCTCTATTGAACAGACCACAAATTCATTAGTTTCACAATATCTGGGAAGTGCTATCTTGACGTAGCGCGAAGTGAACTAAGGGAGTATATTACGGGATACATGGACAAGTCGCTGTCAGACAAAGTCATCAGCCTGACCAGTCGGCACTTCCGCGGCGCCGTGGGGTTGCGCCGGGCGTTGCATCGGATACCGGAGACCGCCTGGACCGAGTTCAAGACTTCCGCGCTTTTGCGCCGAGAATTAAAGCGGCTTAGAATTCCATTTCGCAGTATCGCCGGTACCGGCATCCTCGCTGAAATCCGCAACGGCAGGGGGCGCTGCGTTGCAATCCGTACCGACATCGACGGTCTGCCGATTACGGAGCAGACCGACTATTCCTTCAAGTCGCTCCATGCTGGCCGAATGCATGCCTGCGGACATGATATGCACATGGCCACCGTCACGACGACAGCCGCCGTCCTCATGCAACTGCGCAGAGAGTACCGCGGCATCATCAAATTGATTTATCAACCGGCCGAGGAGTCGCCGCCCGGGGGTGCCCAGGCTCTGGTAAGAGAAGGCGTGCTTGAAAACCCGAAAGTTGACATGATCTTCGGGCTGCACGTCGACCCGCACCGGCGCGCCGGACGTGTCGGCATTCGTCCCGGCACCATGTGCGCCGGAACGCTGGATTTTGACATTACGATTCGCGGGACGGGCGGCCATGGAGCCTATCCGCATCTGACTCACGATCCGATCGCCGCGGCGGCGCAGGTTATCGCCGGACTGCAGACAATTGTGGCACGAGAAGTGAGTCCCTTTGAACCCGCAGTCGTCACCGTGGGTAAGATTGAAAGCGGGACTGCGCGGAATGTCATACCTGATATCTGCCGGGTGGAAGGAACAGCCCGGTCATTAACGGAGAAACACTTGCGATTCCTTGCGCGCCGAATCGAGGCGATCACGGTGAAAACCTGCAGAGCCCATAACTGCGTGGCCGATCTCACATTCACCTGGGGTTATCCGCCCCTGGTGAATGCCGACGAGACAAATCGCGTTCTGCGCGCTGCCGCTCAGAGTCTTTATGGTGCGAGCATCCTGAGTCCGGTGCGCACACCCTCGATGGGCGGCGAAGATTTCGCACATTACGTCAACGCGGTTCCCGGCGCAAAGTTCTGGCTCGGCGTGAGGAATGAGGCTATCGGCGCGACCTACGGGCTGCATCACCCTTCATTCAAGGCTGACGAAACGGCCATGAAGACCGGAATCTCCGTGTTGGCAAAGGCGGCACTTGACGTCCTTAACGCATAGATTCGGCTTGCTGGCGGTCCTGGTGTTCGTGACTGCGGCGGGACTGCACGCGCAACGGATTTACCGCTTCTATCAGCCCGGTGACTGGGTGAGTTTTACAAATTCGCGCTTCGTCACGGGGATCGCGCGCGGTTTCAACACCATCTACTTCGCTACTACGGGTGGTATTCTGCGCTACGACAAGATCAACGAGCGCTGGCTCGACCCGATCACGGTTTCGGACGGCCTGCCCGACAATCGCATCCGCCGATTCGCCGTCGACCGAATGACCGACGAGATCTGGGTGGATACACCGGTCGGCGCGAGCTACTACAATCCGACGTTTGAGGATTGGTCAACTGTGATCAATTTCCCGGTGGAGAAAGTCCAGCCGACGGCGTTTACGGCGGTCGATATGCCGCAGCTCTTCACGCCGCCCGGCTATTCGTTTTTTGTGCCGAATATCCTGACTGATCGCAACCTCCTCGAATATCGGATCACCCAGATGCTCCGCGATGACAACAACCTCGCCTGGATGGGCGTCTGGGGACTGGGGCCGGCTCTGGCAGACTTGACAATCAGCAATCTCGAGATCATGCCGCAAGGACCGTATGACGACGATGTGGCGGATCTCGACATCGACGCCAACGAAATGTGGTTCCTCGGCGGCGGGCAGGGTTTGCCGGGAACGATCAGCTACTACGACCGCGACGACGACCACTGGGAGTACTTTGATGCCCGCCGCGACCGCGGTATAATCTCCGACCAGTTCTACACCGTGACGCATGATCGCAAATCGGTGTGGATTGGCACCGAACTCGGCCTGGTGCGGATGGATCGACGCGCGCACACCTTCCAGTCGTATTCGCCGTTTGATGGTCTCTCGGGTGAACGGGTGACGGCGTTGCACTCGATCAAGAATAACCTGCTGATCGGAACGAACGAAGGAATTACGATCTTTGACTATGTTCGCGACACGCTCTATGCTGCCAATACCGATCTGACGGCGCGATTGACGGTGTTTGATTTCGACCAGCGTGACTCGACCATTTTCGCCGCAACTGATATCGGCGTCCTGTCGCTGACCTGGGGCGGCAGCACCTGGAAACGGATGCTGTTCGACGCGCCGTACCTGCGCGCCCCGGTGTACGACATTCAGGTCGTGGATTCTCTGCTCTTTACCGTCGGCGATGATGGCGTCGTGATTGTCAACCTGAATGACTACAGCTACACGGTCCACGACCGCGCGACGGTATTTCGTAATGCGACGCTGACGACGCTGTTGGTGGATGAGGGCATAATCTGGGTCGGAGGGCGTGATGGTCTGTATCGATTCAACGCCGCGAAGGGAAGCTGGTATCGCTACACGACCAGCGACGGACTGATCTCGCTCGAGGTCCGAAGTCTGGCGGCTGACGGCGACTACATCTGGATCGGTACTGATCGCGGCGCCACCCGCTTCTTCTGGAAGAATTTCGACCGCAGCGACTGGTTGCAGTAGTAATAGTTGATTGACAATGTGCAGTGTTCTCTTTATCTGCTTACGACGGAGGGGTGCGGCCTGAGTTGTGGTTGTTCTTTTAGGCAACTTGAAGCGGCTCAAGTCAGTAGATAGGGACATGGGGTAGCCGGGAGCAACGGGCTGCCCGGCAGAGAGCGGGATCAAAAGCCAGATAATGACGGTGCGACATCTCCATAGAATAATAATGTTTGGGCCCTCGCATTGGGGTGTTGCCGCCTGCAGTGCGCCATTCGTCAAGTCGGGTTGGCTGCGCACGTTCGTAGCCGTTGCAGTACTACTGTCGGTCGTCGCATGCGGCAGTGCTGTGGCCGCCGATCCGGACATCTTTGTCGCCCAAAGTCTCTCGCCTGAAGGAAAGGTGATATTATCGCGACCGCTCCAGTTTGACGGAGTCGGCTCGTGCGAGCTGATGGTCTTGACCCGCGAGCAGGCGCGGGGGCGCCGGCTGCTGCTCTTTCATGAGGCTTCCGCGCGCAGTTTCGAGCCGACGCCGGCGCTCGCCGTGGACGTTCCACGGTCAGTGTTTGCCGTCGAGACCATCGACATCGATAATGACCGTCGCGACGAAATCGTGCTTCTGGGCCTGGAGTCGATTCACGTCATCGATTTTGACGACGGGGGCTTTGCCGCGCCGATCAAGGAGGCTGCCCGGTTCGACCGGCTGTTTGCCGTGCCGCCGCCGGAATTCGTGGCGGACTATAGCTTCATGTTTGACTTGAATTCAGACCGGATGCTCGAGGCGGTCGTTCCCTGCTGGGATGGGATCCGCGTACTCAAGAAGGATCGCACGGGCTACACGTTGGTAAAGTCAATCACGGTGGAGCACCGTTGCGCCGGGCTGATGACCGGAAATCTGTTAAGCGAACCGGGCACGGGCGATTTCGCGGTGAGTCTGCCAACGATTGCCGTCCAGGACCTGAACACTGATCGCACCAACGACATCTTGGTGGCCTCCGGCAGCGGTTTGTCGGTTTGCCACCAGGTCGGGGACATGCAATTCGATAGCGTACCGAACCAGGTCCTCGAGGTCAGGGCCGTGTTCCTTGAGAACCTGCGGTTCACCTCGTGGGGGCTGGCCGACCTCAACAATGACAAGGTGATCGATTACTGCCGTGTTTTCACTCAAGGGAAACA
This portion of the Candidatus Zixiibacteriota bacterium genome encodes:
- a CDS encoding VCBS repeat-containing protein, producing MFGPSHWGVAACSAPFVKSGWLRTFVAVAVLLSVVACGSAVAADPDIFVAQSLSPEGKVILSRPLQFDGVGSCELMVLTREQARGRRLLLFHEASARSFEPTPALAVDVPRSVFAVETIDIDNDRRDEIVLLGLESIHVIDFDDGGFAAPIKEAARFDRLFAVPPPEFVADYSFMFDLNSDRMLEAVVPCWDGIRVLKKDRTGYTLVKSITVEHRCAGLMTGNLLSEPGTGDFAVSLPTIAVQDLNTDRTNDILVASGSGLSVCHQVGDMQFDSVPNQVLEVRAVFLENLRFTSWGLADLNNDKVIDYCRVFTQGKQDEFKTILEIFLGNAQSGYPQRPSKRIVLDQYGVGMAVADLDGDGAASVILATVGVSPTSLVKSLLMKRMPVELNIYEADGGVFAEQAKFTKKINCAIDFFGNGLPTKYIGCLDGDLDHDRINDLVSISDDDELEVYRGSKNPHFSDKPVATRAAQRLYSVDAHDLNLDGKADLIMLGWDEDGRDQVTLLWSK